From the genome of Catenulispora sp. MAP5-51, one region includes:
- a CDS encoding phosphotransferase family protein: MRELAGGRMTAGVVRVGGGAGPGAGDIVRRPTSAASGFVAELLELFEQRGFAGAPRYLGRDDDADLFSYIPGDVPARFQVWTDQQIAAAGRLLRAMHDATRGSALAGRGPVVCHHDAGPNNAVFQNGLPAAWIDFDTAAPGDPLEDVGYAAWTWCIASKQAAPIACQAGQVRILADAYGLTAADRAVLIDAAIERQVRNVRFWASVQASGTALADSATIADRIAWSRREAAFTMAHRAAFDRALVAKV; the protein is encoded by the coding sequence ATGCGGGAACTGGCCGGCGGGCGGATGACGGCGGGGGTCGTGCGCGTGGGCGGTGGCGCGGGCCCGGGCGCGGGCGACATCGTGCGGAGGCCGACGAGTGCGGCGTCGGGATTCGTGGCGGAGCTGCTGGAGCTTTTCGAGCAGCGAGGCTTCGCCGGCGCGCCGCGGTACCTCGGCCGCGACGATGACGCAGACCTGTTCAGCTACATCCCCGGCGACGTCCCGGCCCGGTTCCAGGTCTGGACCGACCAGCAGATCGCTGCGGCCGGCCGGCTCTTGCGCGCGATGCACGACGCCACCCGCGGCAGTGCCCTGGCCGGACGCGGCCCGGTGGTCTGCCACCATGACGCCGGGCCCAACAACGCCGTGTTCCAGAACGGCCTGCCGGCCGCGTGGATCGACTTCGACACGGCCGCGCCCGGCGACCCCCTCGAAGACGTCGGCTACGCGGCCTGGACGTGGTGCATCGCCTCGAAGCAGGCGGCGCCGATCGCTTGCCAGGCCGGCCAGGTCAGGATCCTGGCCGACGCCTACGGCCTCACCGCCGCCGACCGCGCCGTCCTGATCGACGCCGCGATCGAGCGCCAGGTTCGCAACGTCCGCTTCTGGGCCTCGGTCCAAGCCTCCGGAACCGCGCTCGCCGACTCCGCGACCATCGCCGACCGCATCGCGTGGAGCCGGCGCGAAGCCGCGTTCACGATGGCCCACCGGGCTGCCTTCGACCGGGCGCTCGTCGCGAAAGTATGA
- a CDS encoding MarR family winged helix-turn-helix transcriptional regulator, which yields MNEAQPSAEAEPSAAAAGEPDVRRDTANRLRIAIGAFKRRVQDAGAAGDLSNPQLTALSRLDRLGPMTTTGLARREQITPQAMGATVASLEKLGLVTRSAHATDARQSILSLTPEGLAAVHSGRNAVADKVSAVLEESFTDAEVAVLAAAAPLIERLAELL from the coding sequence GTGAACGAAGCCCAGCCCTCCGCCGAAGCCGAGCCCTCCGCCGCGGCCGCCGGCGAGCCGGACGTCCGCCGCGACACCGCCAACCGCCTCCGCATCGCGATCGGCGCCTTCAAGCGGCGCGTTCAGGACGCGGGCGCGGCCGGGGACCTGAGTAATCCGCAGCTCACGGCCTTGTCGCGGCTGGACCGCCTCGGTCCGATGACCACGACCGGCCTGGCTCGGCGCGAGCAGATCACGCCGCAGGCGATGGGCGCGACGGTCGCCAGTCTGGAGAAGCTCGGCCTGGTCACGCGCAGTGCGCACGCCACCGACGCTCGCCAGTCCATCCTGAGCCTGACGCCGGAGGGCCTGGCCGCCGTCCACTCCGGGCGCAACGCCGTGGCCGACAAGGTCTCCGCCGTCCTGGAGGAGTCGTTCACCGACGCGGAGGTCGCGGTCCTCGCCGCCGCCGCGCCGCTGATCGAACGGCTCGCGGAGCTGCTCTGA